From the Primulina tabacum isolate GXHZ01 chromosome 15, ASM2559414v2, whole genome shotgun sequence genome, one window contains:
- the LOC142527579 gene encoding non-specific lipid-transfer protein 1-like, with the protein MNSRVMVPVIFAILAIVQFFAQPGYAITCGEVDVALIPCIPYLTGHDIDPTPGCCNGLKAIIAKVQTPEDKRACCNCVKAAANRYPDLKDAVAQSLPAKCGVAMDIVISRNVNCDKLESQV; encoded by the exons ATGAACTCCCGTGTCATGGTACCGGTAATATTCGCTATTCTTGCCATTGTCCAATTCTTTGCGCAGCCTGGATACGCTATCACTTGTGGTGAAGTTGATGTGGCTTTAATACCATGCATCCCTTACCTCACGGGACATGACATTGATCCAACTCCGGGATGCTGTAATGGCTTGAAAGCCATTATAGCGAAGGTCCAAACGCCAGAAGACAAAAGGGCCTGCTGCAACTGTGTTAAGGCTGCTGCTAACAGATACCCAGACCTGAAGGATGCGGTGGCTCAGAGTCTTCCGGCTAAGTGTGGGGTTGCAATGGACATTGTCATTTCTCGCAACGTCAACTGTGACAA GTTAGAAAGTCAAGTTTGA